TCGCCTTGTTGGCAAACGTTGTTCTCATCATGGGCTTTGATTTTAGTCGAACGACGAAGCTGCTTGCCATACAAAGGATGACGAACCAGACGCTCAATCAAAACCGTGATGGACTTGTCCATCTTATCGCTGACAACTCGTCCTGTTAGGACGCTAGCATTTGCGGTTGCTTGATTGTTATCACTCATGAGTCGCCTCGCTGTTTCTCGTTAATCAAAGTCTGAAGCTGAGCAATCGTACGACGATTGCCACGAACTTCATGGGTATTCCCCAACTGACCGGTTGCTTTAGCCATACGAATACGGAAAGCATCAAGTTGCTTTTCATCAAGTAACTGAGTCAGGTCTTCTAATGATTTATCACGTAATTCACTGATCTTCATTACATTATCGTCCGCTTAACAATGGTAGTTTTAAAGGGCAGCTTTGCTGCAGCAAGCGTTAACGCTTCACGAGCAAGTTCTTCTGAAACCCCTTCAATTTCATATAATACTTTACCAGGCTTGACTTCGCATACCCAATATTCTACAGGACCTTTACCTTTACCCATACGTACTTCTAAAGGCTTTTTGGTAATAGGTTTGTCTGGGAATACACGAATCCAAATCTTACCACCACGCTTAACTTTACGAGTAATGGTACGACGTGCCGCTTCAATTTGACGGGCAGTCATACGACCGCGAGTCAAAGATTTTAGACCAATTTGTCCGAATGCAACGGTGCTTCCACGATGAGCTAGCCCAGTGTTACGACCTTTGTGCATTTTACGAAACTTGGTACGTTTTGGCTGTAACATAGTTTAACCTCTGTCTGTGTTTCGACGGTTTCCACCACGACCACGGCGTTTTGGCGCACGAGTCTGCTCTTCTTTGACGGGATTATATACGCTATTCATGCCGTCAAGGATTTCGCCACGGAAGATCCAAACTTTTACACCGATGGTGCCGTAAGTAGTTTCCGCACGTACTGACGAATAGTCAATATCAGCACGTAGCGTATGCAGTGGCACACGACCTTCACGGTACCATTCAGTACGAGCAATC
The sequence above is a segment of the Psychrobacter sp. PL19 genome. Coding sequences within it:
- the rpsQ gene encoding 30S ribosomal protein S17, whose product is MSDNNQATANASVLTGRVVSDKMDKSITVLIERLVRHPLYGKQLRRSTKIKAHDENNVCQQGDLVQIKETRPISKTKSWTLVNVVEKVEKI
- the rplP gene encoding 50S ribosomal protein L16; this encodes MLQPKRTKFRKMHKGRNTGLAHRGSTVAFGQIGLKSLTRGRMTARQIEAARRTITRKVKRGGKIWIRVFPDKPITKKPLEVRMGKGKGPVEYWVCEVKPGKVLYEIEGVSEELAREALTLAAAKLPFKTTIVKRTIM
- the rpmC gene encoding 50S ribosomal protein L29 produces the protein MKISELRDKSLEDLTQLLDEKQLDAFRIRMAKATGQLGNTHEVRGNRRTIAQLQTLINEKQRGDS